Proteins encoded by one window of Erwinia pyrifoliae DSM 12163:
- the mraY gene encoding phospho-N-acetylmuramoyl-pentapeptide-transferase, producing the protein MLVWLAEHLVTFYSGFNVFSYLTFRAIVSLLTALFISLWMGPRMIARLQEMSFGQVVRNDGPESHFSKRGTPTMGGIMILTSITVSVLLWAYPSNPYVWCVLFVLVGYGIVGFVDDYRKVVRKDTKGLIARWKYFWQSAIALVVAFVMYMIGKDTPATELVVPFFKDVMPQLGLLYLLLAYFVIVGTSNAVNLTDGLDGLAIMPTVFVAAGFALVAWATGNVKFAEYLHIPYLRHAGELVIVCTAIVGAGLGFLWFNTYPAQVFMGDVGSLALGGALGTIAVLLRQEFLLVIMGGVFVVETLSVILQVGSFKLRGQRIFRMAPIHHHYELKGWPEPRVIVRFWIISLMLVLIGLATLKVR; encoded by the coding sequence ATGTTAGTCTGGCTGGCCGAGCATCTGGTCACTTTTTATTCCGGCTTTAACGTCTTCTCGTATCTGACGTTTCGCGCCATTGTCAGCCTGCTGACCGCGCTGTTTATCTCCCTGTGGATGGGGCCGCGTATGATTGCCCGACTGCAAGAAATGTCATTTGGTCAGGTGGTGCGTAACGACGGGCCGGAGTCGCACTTCAGCAAACGCGGTACGCCAACCATGGGCGGGATCATGATCCTGACCTCGATCACCGTTTCGGTGCTGCTGTGGGCTTATCCCTCTAACCCCTACGTCTGGTGCGTGCTGTTTGTGCTGGTCGGTTACGGTATCGTCGGCTTTGTCGATGACTATCGCAAAGTGGTGCGCAAAGACACCAAAGGGTTGATTGCGCGCTGGAAGTACTTCTGGCAGTCGGCGATTGCGCTGGTGGTCGCTTTTGTCATGTATATGATTGGCAAAGATACCCCGGCTACCGAGCTGGTGGTGCCGTTCTTTAAAGATGTGATGCCGCAGCTGGGGCTGCTGTATCTGCTGCTGGCCTACTTTGTCATTGTCGGCACCAGTAATGCGGTGAATCTGACCGATGGCCTTGATGGCCTGGCCATTATGCCAACGGTGTTTGTCGCGGCAGGATTTGCGCTGGTTGCCTGGGCTACCGGTAACGTAAAGTTCGCTGAATATCTGCATATTCCCTATCTGCGTCATGCCGGTGAACTGGTGATTGTCTGCACCGCCATCGTCGGTGCCGGTTTAGGCTTCCTGTGGTTCAACACCTATCCAGCCCAGGTCTTTATGGGTGACGTTGGCTCGCTGGCGCTGGGCGGCGCGCTGGGCACCATTGCCGTGCTGCTGCGCCAGGAGTTCCTGCTGGTGATTATGGGCGGGGTGTTTGTGGTAGAGACCCTGTCGGTGATCCTGCAGGTTGGCTCCTTCAAATTACGCGGGCAGCGCATTTTCCGCATGGCACCTATCCACCATCATTATGAATTGAAGGGCTGGCCGGAGCCGCGCGTCATTGTCCGCTTCTGGATTATTTCACTGATGCTGGTGCTGATTGGCCTGGCAACGCTGAAGGTACGTTAA